Within Acanthochromis polyacanthus isolate Apoly-LR-REF ecotype Palm Island chromosome 3, KAUST_Apoly_ChrSc, whole genome shotgun sequence, the genomic segment GCATCGTCGTGTTGATGTCCTCAGAAAAGCTGGAGAACCTTTTGATGCTGGATGCATCACAGTGAAACCCGGTGGAGGTTCCATAATGGTACAGGGTTCCCTGCCTGGAGATCAGCTGTGGtcttccctctgtctccagAACTTGAGATACTGGGGGATAAATCATCACAGAAACATAACAGGTatttaaataatcagaaatccTGTTAATCCACTGAGTGGAGGTCCGATACATCTGTTAAACTCAGTGTTTAAGTCGATATAGATACACTAGTCACAGAAAGCTGGGCATATTCagcttttgggtgaaatttcaGGATGAACCTCAAACTTAATGTGGTCTTCTCTAAACTTCTGAATGTCCACACTTGAGTGCTTCACTACCTCCATCACCAAAGTTTACAACAGCTGTTTGATCCATGAATGGACCAACAAACGTCCTGGGTGGGATAGAAACGGTCCTCCTGGTCAAGCTGTTCACATCCTGACATCTGGAGACCAAACCACACCTGGTCAGCAGGACCTCACCGTTCAGACAGGAAGTTGTCAGATGGAAGAGTCTCAGGAAGGCTCTCCTCCAGCCACATGCAGCTCTGTGAGACACCAggacatattttttatttctacatgCTGTAGTGTCCTGTTTaggagtatttttatttgctttacatcaatataaccCTGATATCCCAGGATTTAATGGTGCATGGATTAATGTCTGAACCACTacccagcagcagatggttccTCCCATAGGACCGGGTTCTGCTCAGGGTTTCTTCCTGTTCAAGGatttttctgctgctctgggggttcataaAGGTTCTGCAGAGCATCTggagacaatctgaattgtgACCagggctatataaataaaatttaatagaACTGAATTGCTTAAAAGTGcagtaaatctaaaaaaaagaagaaaatcgttttgtttttgacacaaaatgacaaaagcaagccagacaacaacaaaacagaaaacgacaaaaacaaaagagaaaacgacaaaaacaaaacagaaaacgacaaaacaaaagagaaaacgacaaaaacaaaacagaaaacgacaaaaacaaaacagaaaacgacaaaaacaaaacagaaaacgacaaaaacaaaacagaaaacaacaaaaacaaaacagaaaacgacagaaacaaaacagaaaatgacaaaaacaaaacagaaaatgacaaaaacaaaacagaaaacgacaaaaacaaaacagaaaacgacaaaaacaaaacagaaaacgaaaaaaacaaaacagaaaacgacaacaataagacacaaaacaaaaaaggagacagaagTAATACATTTTCtccatggattatttgaaatttgacatgaaatgttttccagtttggctgcacagtggagtaagtgcttagcactgtcgccttgcagcaagaagaccccggttcaaatcctggcctgggatctttctgcatggagtttgcatgttctccctgtgcatgcgtgggttttctccgggtactccggcttcctcccacagtccaaaaacatgctgaggttaattggttactctaaattgtccgtaggtgtgaatgtgagtgtgattgtgtgtctgtatatgtagccctgtgacagactggtgacctgtccagggtgtcccctgccttcaccagagtcagctgggatagactccagcaccccccatgaccccagtgaggataaagcggtgtatagaggatgaatggatggatggatggatggatgttttccaGTTCTTAATGACtcaaatgtgtgtctgtggttgtgaaaCATTCCAGGGATTCCAGATGTTAACAGCAGCAGGTTTGATCCTGCAGAGAAACGTCACATAATGAGGTACTGCAGTACAGCTGAGAGTACTACAATACTTCTATTTACTACTCTTGGTggtttttcttccttctgagTACATTTgatgtcattctgtgtctcagtTCTTTCCTGtggtctcattttggttgttttgaatctatatttttttggggggggggttgttttctgtgtgtttgttgctcttttgtcttgtttcaaaACGAGAAAAGGTTTTTCATTTGAGCATATTTTTACCTCACTGTTTTTTGCAGCAGTGGGGGTTTCTGGGTATTTTCTCACCCACACACAGTCCACATTTTATAGGATCAGAGGATGGGGGTGTAAGTAGGGTACCAGGTGGAGAGAGGTCAGTGTGTCCAGCTGCTAATCAGAGGCAGGAGGTCAGACAGAGAACAGCAACAGGAGACTGAAGAAGGAGTCAGATAGACAGCAGATAACAGAGAAAGAGCAGAGGACGGCAGGAAGGAGGGCAGCAAAAGGTCTGCTACCGCCCGCATCAGCACACTCTCTGTCTATAGGTGTCCTTCCGCCCGACGGCTCTTCCCGGTGCTCAGACTCCCGGTGCTGCGGCTCAGTTACCGGGGGATGGAGTGTCAGGACGCCGCCGTGTCCGGTCTGAGCTGGACCCTGATCGTGGGGGGCGGACTCTACCTGTGGAGGCAGACCCGGACCGTGGCTCCGTACGGCCGCTACGTGGAGGCGAACCGCTGCTGCTGCCCGGCCCGGCTGGCCTGGTTCCTGCAGGAGGTCCCGTCCTtcctgctgccgctgctgctgctgtccggACAGCGGGACGCCGAGCGGCAGGACGCCGGGagaaggctgctgctgctggggagCTTCATGCTGCACTACTTCCACAGGTCAGCGGGCAGGCCGAGTCCCGGAGTCAGACCTCCGCTAGACGGTCAAACTTCCTCACACCTtccgcttcttcttcttcttcttcctggtTTCTTTAAATCTTCTGCCGtcattttctctcctgttcTGTCAGAAAGTGACTCAGAGTCAGCAGAAATATCTTTAGTGTTTCAAACATTTTAAGCAGCACATTAGAAGCTGTGGCTGTTCAGTTAAATAAAGTCATAAATAATTATCTAGGAGCAGAGAGAATTTAGCTGGAAGTTTTTCCAGTGAAAATAACCGCTTCATATTTAACCcagaatgttttttatttcaccAAAACTGGGAAAAATTTTAACTCCCTCATCAGTCAAACGTTACTCATTTATTACTCCAACAAGGAATGTGGcagagttgtctgtctgtccgtctgtccgtccgtctgtcagCAACAGTTCTCTGAAACAGACGaacagattttaatgaaatttccagtgaaggtcagaaataacacaaagaccaagtgatcagattctggcagtgatgcagcttatagtctggatccatggactggttaaagatttctgtattattaccagatagcagcacggtgtcactgtaaccatgacaacaagtgaacactacatcagctgattgtgatccttctacaaatccacctctgaggacttatcaggacttatccatcagaaatgatccaaggaacagctgattaaactgtgggggtgtttctgagccgCCTGCTACAcgtttaggtcacgtgatccggtatccgtacataacgcaCACACGCTAACCTGTTCACAAACCTGGAACCACATTTCAGTTTCTATggcaacacaacacagctgaggTTAACCTGAGCTACTGGACTCTGTCGTTCTTCGgtctgagctgctcaggtgtgtgttgtttggtgcAAGTATGTTAggagtgtgttacagtgtggtTCTGTTTGTAACGGCAACATTAAAGCATTCTGGTTCTGAGGGATGAGTTCACAGTCACGACCAGGTGAAGGTTGTGAGGTGGTGAGCTCCTTCCTGTAGCTCCTAACCTGCTCTGTTCACCAGGTGTGTCTAAAACAGGAAGTGACCTCAGTGTGTTGTGCAGGAGTTTCATCTACGCCTTCCTGACCAGAGGACGACCTGTCCCGCTGCTCATTGTCCTCTATTCTGCCATCTTCTGCTCGCTCAATGGCTTCCTGCAGGGACACTACCTGCTGCACTGCAGCCGCCTGGAGGACACCTGGCTGACCGACGCCCACCTGGCTGCAGGTGAGTCACGCCCACCCGCTTAACATCTGACAGGTTTCTTTGGGACGTCGCCCCACTTTCCTCTCAacggtttttgttttgtctcagagGAACTAGTTTTTCCTGTCAGCTGGGTGGGTGGCTCTGAATACTACAATACCCATGAGCCTCAGCGACTACAGTTAGCTACACAATGACATTAGCCATATGCTAGCAGTTTTAGCTGACTGCTAGTGACACTAATTGTCTGTTAGCAATGTTTATTGAATGTTAGTGACATTACCTGGCTATTAGCAACATTAGCCAATGGATAACCACATAAGCTAGTATCATTAGCTTAATGCTAGCACCAGTAGTTGACTGTTGGCAACATTAGCCAACTGTTGGCGATAGAAGGAGTCTCTTAGTGACAATGACCAACATTAGTCAGCAACATTAGCAGACTGTTAATAACATTAGCCAGCTTGTAGTAACTTTAGCCAACTGTTAGGGACATTAGCAATATTAGCCAAATCTGAGTAATCTTAGTCAACTGTTAGTGACATTGACCTGCTGTTAGCAATATTATCAGACTGTTAGTGCTGTTAGCTGACCGGTAGTAGTGCTAACTGACTGTGAGCAATGCTAGCAttatgttaacctttcctgtTGTCTGCTTCTTGACTGTGGTCGGGAAGCACAGGGGACAAACGTCTTCTCCAGGGCTGAAGTAGCTTCCTTCAGGGCTAACTCCCCAGACTCGACTCCACACTTGTTGCGGCGGTGGCACACACATACGCCAGAAAGACAGGGCCGTCTTGCTGAAGAgaggggcttttattttgactacTGCACTGTTATCAGCAACATGCCATTGCTCACTACCTGCCCCGGTCGCCGTCTCGGTTGTCTCTCAACTACGTCTTCTCTTACACACACAGGGCGCCCACCCGCTCGCTCCGCCCGTGCACCCGCAGCGCGGCTCGGCCACgcgcacacactcactcacccGCATTCACACACTGAGCTGCCTGAGCTACACCTGACAACAAGACACATCCCACAACACTACCCCCACCATGGATTGGCAATTAACACTAATTCCATTCCatcaaaataacataaaactggTACACAGTCTCCATATTGGTAGGcctaaaaacaaatgtgtgaaGAGATAGCTGTGTCCAACATATTATATGAATCAAATAGGTAGGTAGCCCAAAAGTGTCGATACAGTGATAAACAAAGCTCATTTAGCAAGAAATGCATGAGTGAGTAGAACATATAAATGCAATGGTCCCTAATTGAACAAAGGAAGACATCGCAATGTAACACCTATTCTTTGGCGACCGGGTGAAATACCAACTGACTGATCTTGTATCAGCACACATACATTCAAATTGAATAAagtgcaaatatatatatatatatatatatatatatatatatatatatatatatatatatatatatatataaaacattgtctcttcagccttttttttttttaaacaataacaaACTATGAAAAGGCGCTTCTTTTGCAGGTGCATAGAACATTGTGAACAGGACTAGAGTCCAATATAAACTGTAAAGTCTCTAGTGTAAATATGAACACTTACGACTCAGCGAACCAATCCCCATACCAGTTGGGTCTTCTACGCTGACGTCTGGGCTGTGATACATGCTGGCCCTGCTGGGGTGGCTCTCCCACTGCACCCCCTCCATGGTCAAGTATCACATGGGAAGGAGTGAGGGGAAGAGACCGGATGGAATCATTACCAGGTGTGTATCATTTGGCCCTGGTCTAGTGGGTAACCTAAGACAGGAGCGGTGATGAGGCAGTGCTTAAGCATGTCAAAGGCGGCTTGGTGTTCTGCACGCCACTGGAAGTGTGTGTTCTTCCTAGTCAGACTGTGTAGTGGTTCTGCAATGGAAGCGAAGTTCTTTACAAATCTGCGATAATAAGAGGCCAGGCCTATTAAATGTCTCACCTCTTGAACCAATGTGGGAGGGGGCCAAGCTTGGACTTCGTGGACCTTCTTAGGGTCAGTGGCCACACCGTGACCAGACACAACGTGACCTAAATAGGTGACTTCACGGTGGAACAAAAAACACTTCGCCGGTTTCAGTTTGAGGTTTGCTTGTCTAAGTCTCTGGAACACTTGGCTTAGCCGCTGCAGCATCTCAGGCACGTCCCTGGCCAGCACGATGATGTCGTCCAGGTAGACGAGGCACGTCTCCCACTGCATGCCAGCCAGGACGCGGTCCATGAGACGCTGGAACGTCGCCGGCACATTACATAAGCCAAATGGCATGACGTTCCACTCGAACAGTCCTTTCTTTGTGCAGAAGGCGGCTGCGCGGCGGGCTCTTGGCGTCAGCTCCACCTGCCAACAGCCCGAAGCGAGGTCCAGGGTGCTGAACCATTTGGCAGTGGAGAGGGTGTCCAGGGTATCCTGGATGCGTGGTAGTGGGTACGCATCGGTGATGGTGCGGTCGTTGAGGGCTCGGTAGTCCACACAAAGGCGGTACGTTCCATCCCTTCTACGCACCATGACGATTGCCGCGGCCCAGCAGCTGTGGCTGTGGGTGGCAAGGCCACTCTGGAGGCTCTCACGAATCTGCTGGTCTGCGTGATGTTGCTTTTCCCCAGCCATCCGGCGAGGGATCTGCTTCACTGGAGCTCCAGGCCTAGTTATTATGTTGTGCTGTACGAGACTGGTCCGGCCCAGGTCACCAGGTCCCCTGGAAAAGACACATTCATAGGTACACAACAGGTTAGACAGTTCAAGTTTTTCACTATCACTGAGGTCTGTGGAGCTCTGGACATAGAGCTCTCGGAGGTGCTCTGGGACTGCAGGAGAGCTGCTTGGGAGAGCTGTCTTTGCTGGGGTGCTGAGCGCTGGCAGAGCTTTGGCTGGATGGAGGAGGCCTGCGACAGCACCTTCTTTGATGGTGACAGCCTTGTTGCCAGGGTTAAAGAGGCGTAGTGGGACAACATTGGTGGGCTGAGCATTGACCAGAACTCTAGCACTCAGTACTTTATGCTTTTCGATAAAGCCTTTCGTGGGGCTGAGCGTCATGTCTCCCTGAACTGCTCGGTTACCATGCACAGTGCCCCTGACTAGGTA encodes:
- the LOC110965246 gene encoding 3-oxo-5-alpha-steroid 4-dehydrogenase 2-like; translated protein: MECQDAAVSGLSWTLIVGGGLYLWRQTRTVAPYGRYVEANRCCCPARLAWFLQEVPSFLLPLLLLSGQRDAERQDAGRRLLLLGSFMLHYFHRSFIYAFLTRGRPVPLLIVLYSAIFCSLNGFLQGHYLLHCSRLEDTWLTDAHLAAGLLVFVVGMTVNIHSDHILRSLRKPGETVYRIPHGGMFELVSGANFFGEIVQWCGFVVAARSLPAFAFFFFTVCSIGPRAYQHHRDYQLRFEDYPRCRKALVPFIL